Proteins from a genomic interval of Clostridium sp. AN503:
- a CDS encoding ABC transporter ATP-binding protein: MKTSELMKRFAPYYKRYWKTMVFDLFCASLTTICELLLPMILRYITNQGIQDLTSITVGMILRIGGVYFLLRIVDGLAAFYMAYTGHVMGARIETDMRQDAFEHLQKLSDSYFNNTKVGQIMARITSDLFDVTEFAHHCPEEFFIAGIKTLISFMVLAGINLPLTVLIFVFIPIMVVSCTYFNLRVKQAFKKQRYQIGELNAKIEDNLLGNRVVRAFANQDIEIEKFREDNQAFLDIKRETYKYMAAFQDTIRMFDGLMYTVVILAGGIFMVKGIIDPGDLVAYTMYVTTLLATIRRIIEFAEQFQRGMTGIERFVEIMDSTVEILDEPGAEPMDKVRGGIQFEKVSFEYPDDHNPVLDEISLDIRPGEKIALVGPSGGGKTTLCNLIPRFYDTTRGKILIDGRELKGITLQSLRSNIGIVQQDVYLFSGTVYDNIAYGRPEASREEVMEAARMAGAHEFISEMKDGYDTYVGERGVKLSGGQKQRISIARVFLKNPPILILDEATSALDNESEHIVSQSLERLAEGRTTVTIAHRLTTIQNADRILVLSDGRIAEEGSHKKLLEEKGIYYQLYMSVQDKPEGGLPEGVTI; this comes from the coding sequence ATGAAAACATCGGAGTTGATGAAGCGGTTTGCTCCATATTATAAAAGATACTGGAAGACTATGGTATTTGATCTGTTCTGCGCGTCGCTGACCACCATCTGCGAACTGCTGCTGCCCATGATCCTGAGGTATATCACCAATCAGGGGATCCAGGATTTGACGTCGATCACCGTGGGTATGATCCTGCGGATCGGCGGGGTGTATTTCCTGCTGCGGATTGTGGATGGGCTGGCGGCGTTTTATATGGCGTACACCGGACATGTGATGGGCGCCAGGATCGAGACGGATATGAGGCAGGATGCGTTTGAGCACCTGCAGAAGCTGTCTGACAGCTATTTTAACAACACGAAGGTCGGGCAGATCATGGCCCGGATCACCAGTGACCTGTTTGACGTGACGGAGTTTGCCCATCACTGCCCGGAGGAGTTTTTTATCGCGGGCATCAAGACGCTGATCTCCTTTATGGTGCTGGCAGGCATCAACCTGCCGCTGACCGTGCTGATCTTTGTGTTCATCCCCATTATGGTTGTGTCCTGCACCTATTTCAATCTGAGGGTGAAGCAGGCATTTAAAAAGCAGCGTTACCAGATCGGCGAGCTGAACGCCAAGATCGAGGATAACCTGCTGGGCAACCGGGTTGTGCGGGCATTTGCCAATCAGGATATTGAGATTGAGAAATTCCGTGAGGACAATCAGGCATTTCTGGATATCAAACGGGAAACCTACAAATATATGGCGGCGTTCCAGGACACCATACGCATGTTTGACGGACTGATGTATACGGTGGTGATCCTGGCCGGCGGCATTTTTATGGTAAAGGGTATTATTGATCCGGGCGATCTGGTGGCGTACACGATGTATGTGACAACGCTTCTCGCCACGATCCGCAGGATCATTGAATTTGCAGAGCAGTTCCAGCGTGGTATGACCGGGATCGAGCGGTTTGTGGAGATCATGGATTCTACGGTGGAGATCCTGGATGAGCCGGGAGCGGAGCCGATGGACAAGGTGCGGGGCGGCATCCAGTTTGAGAAAGTCAGCTTCGAGTATCCGGACGACCACAATCCGGTGCTGGATGAGATCAGCCTGGATATCCGTCCCGGGGAAAAGATCGCGCTGGTCGGCCCGTCCGGCGGAGGAAAGACCACACTGTGCAATCTGATCCCGCGGTTCTATGACACGACCCGGGGAAAGATCCTGATCGACGGCAGGGAGTTAAAAGGGATCACGCTCCAGAGCCTGCGTTCCAATATCGGTATCGTGCAGCAGGACGTTTATCTGTTCTCCGGCACGGTCTATGACAATATCGCTTATGGAAGGCCTGAGGCTTCCCGCGAGGAAGTGATGGAGGCGGCAAGGATGGCGGGCGCCCATGAATTCATATCGGAGATGAAGGACGGATATGACACTTATGTGGGAGAGCGCGGCGTAAAGCTGTCCGGCGGGCAGAAGCAGCGCATCAGCATTGCGCGGGTATTTTTAAAGAATCCTCCGATCCTGATCCTGGATGAGGCGACCTCGGCCCTGGACAATGAGAGCGAGCATATCGTTTCCCAGTCCCTGGAGCGTCTGGCTGAGGGCAGGACCACGGTGACGATCGCGCACCGGCTGACTACCATACAGAACGCGGACAGGATCCTGGTGCTGTCGGATGGCCGGATTGCAGAGGAAGGCAGCCACAAAAAGCTGTTGGAGGAAAAAGGGATCTATTATCAACTATATATGTCAGTGCAGGATAAGCCGGAGGGCGGACTGCCGGAAGGAGTAACCATATGA
- a CDS encoding DegV family protein, whose product MRVAVVTDSNSGITQAEAIELGLNVIPMPFMIDGQTYEEGVSLTHEEFYERQAEDADISTSQPSPETVMKLWDDLLKEYDQIVHIPMSSALSGSCQTALMLAEDYEGKVFVVNNQRISVTQRQSALDAMELAAAGFTGEQIREVLERTKLDSSIYVTVDTLKYLKKGGRITPAAAALGTLLKIKPVLQIQGEKLDSFSKARTMKQAKSTMLSAVIHDLETRFHDPDAEYTWLEVAHSCNQEAAEEFAREIAEQFPKNIGIHVAPLSLSIACHIGPGALAMACTKRLDVKAEQKAYEA is encoded by the coding sequence ATGAGAGTAGCGGTAGTGACGGACAGCAATAGCGGGATCACCCAGGCGGAGGCAATAGAGCTGGGGCTGAATGTGATTCCCATGCCATTTATGATAGACGGACAGACTTATGAGGAGGGAGTGAGCCTGACCCATGAGGAGTTCTATGAAAGGCAGGCGGAGGATGCGGATATCTCCACTTCCCAGCCGTCCCCGGAAACGGTCATGAAGCTGTGGGATGATCTTTTAAAGGAGTATGACCAGATCGTGCATATCCCCATGTCCAGCGCTTTGAGCGGCTCCTGCCAGACTGCGCTGATGCTGGCTGAGGACTATGAGGGAAAGGTATTTGTAGTGAATAACCAGCGGATCTCCGTGACCCAGCGCCAGTCCGCGTTAGACGCCATGGAGCTGGCGGCGGCAGGCTTTACGGGAGAGCAGATCCGGGAAGTGCTGGAGCGGACGAAACTGGATTCCAGCATCTATGTCACGGTGGACACACTGAAATATTTAAAGAAGGGCGGGCGTATCACACCGGCAGCGGCGGCTCTGGGAACCTTGCTCAAGATCAAACCGGTGCTCCAGATCCAGGGTGAGAAGCTGGATTCCTTTTCCAAAGCCAGGACCATGAAGCAGGCGAAGAGCACCATGCTCTCCGCTGTGATCCATGATCTGGAGACCCGGTTTCATGACCCGGATGCAGAGTACACCTGGCTGGAGGTTGCCCATAGCTGCAATCAGGAGGCGGCGGAGGAGTTCGCCCGGGAGATCGCGGAGCAGTTCCCTAAGAATATTGGGATCCACGTTGCTCCTCTGTCTTTGAGCATTGCCTGCCATATCGGGCCGGGTGCGCTGGCTATGGCCTGTACAAAGAGGCTGGATGTAAAAGCGGAGCAGAAGGCTTATGAAGCATGA
- a CDS encoding HAMP domain-containing sensor histidine kinase, which produces MKHETNGLRFPWKQKFTISLKVPIVVLLVVFGLIPMILSTQTILTSMKQNQIDARMIEVQNQCQILSSKMTRTGYLDGEEKGDLSSEIETMADVYNGRIVVVNRDFRVVQDTFHIAENRIHIAEEVIRCFQGENSSRYNKDKHFFAQAIPIYDRTEAKGIDGVLIITASTETILGLADTVGDKALLFEIIVFLILVIAAFLAAVLIVRPFKEFQTKLNHVAQGALDTDISADTYRETRSISRAVSQTMSKLKEVDQSRQEFVSNVSHELKTPITSIRVLADSLMGMGEVPVELYREFMEDISDEIDRESKIIDDLLSLVKMDKSEAELNIAQVNVNSLVEQVLKRLRPIANKRKVELIFESIREVAADVDEMKLSLAVTNLVENAIKYNMEEGWVRVTLDADHKFFYLKVADSGIGIPEELQDRIFDRFFRVDKARSRETGGSGLGLAITRNVVLMHKGAIKLSSREGEGSTFTLRIPLNYIA; this is translated from the coding sequence ATGAAGCATGAGACAAACGGCTTAAGGTTCCCGTGGAAGCAGAAATTCACCATCAGCTTAAAGGTGCCGATTGTGGTTCTTTTAGTGGTGTTCGGCCTGATCCCCATGATCCTCAGCACCCAGACCATACTCACCTCCATGAAGCAGAATCAGATTGACGCCAGGATGATCGAGGTCCAGAACCAGTGCCAGATCTTAAGCAGCAAGATGACCCGTACCGGGTATCTGGACGGGGAGGAAAAGGGGGATCTGTCCAGTGAGATCGAGACCATGGCGGATGTCTATAACGGGCGGATCGTGGTGGTCAACCGGGACTTCAGGGTGGTCCAGGATACCTTCCACATTGCGGAGAACCGGATCCATATTGCGGAGGAGGTCATCCGCTGTTTTCAGGGAGAGAACAGCAGCAGATATAATAAAGACAAGCATTTCTTCGCTCAGGCGATACCGATCTACGACAGGACGGAAGCGAAAGGCATCGACGGCGTGCTGATCATCACTGCGTCGACAGAGACCATTCTGGGTCTTGCGGATACGGTGGGAGATAAGGCGCTGTTGTTTGAGATCATCGTGTTTCTGATCCTGGTGATCGCGGCCTTTCTGGCGGCGGTTTTGATTGTGCGTCCTTTTAAAGAATTCCAGACCAAGTTAAACCATGTGGCTCAGGGCGCGCTGGATACAGATATCAGTGCGGATACATACCGGGAGACCCGTTCTATCTCCCGGGCGGTCTCCCAGACCATGTCCAAGCTAAAAGAGGTAGACCAGTCCCGCCAGGAATTTGTATCGAACGTGTCCCATGAGCTGAAGACTCCGATCACTTCCATCCGGGTGCTGGCGGATTCCCTGATGGGTATGGGAGAGGTGCCGGTGGAGCTGTACCGGGAGTTTATGGAGGACATTTCGGATGAGATCGACCGGGAGAGCAAGATCATTGATGATCTTTTATCCCTGGTCAAGATGGATAAGTCTGAGGCAGAGCTCAACATCGCCCAGGTGAATGTGAACAGTCTGGTGGAGCAGGTATTAAAACGTCTGCGGCCCATTGCCAACAAGCGGAAGGTGGAGCTGATCTTCGAGAGTATCCGGGAGGTGGCGGCTGATGTGGATGAGATGAAGCTGTCCCTGGCCGTAACGAACCTTGTAGAGAATGCCATCAAGTACAATATGGAGGAGGGCTGGGTCCGGGTAACCCTGGATGCAGACCACAAATTCTTCTATCTAAAGGTGGCGGATTCCGGCATCGGGATTCCGGAGGAGCTGCAGGACCGCATTTTTGATCGGTTCTTCCGGGTAGATAAGGCGCGTTCACGGGAGACCGGAGGCAGCGGCCTGGGGCTTGCGATCACGAGAAATGTGGTGCTGATGCACAAGGGAGCCATTAAACTGAGCAGCAGGGAAGGCGAGGGCAGCACGTTTACCCTCAGGATCCCGTTGAACTATATTGCATAG
- a CDS encoding GerMN domain-containing protein, with protein sequence MMRRLWKWSVLLAALLLAMGLAGCGKKEIPPQEGEKIYQVYYLNPAMTKLVAREYRTKTTDQELLIQELMDSIMNVPADLDVQGALSEKVVYQGCRPEDMVLYLFFDNNYTSMKPYREILCRAALTRTLTQVDGIDYINIYSGDQPLLDTSGMPVGMLSATDFVDSLSDVNAYERTELTLYFTDETGEKLFPEKREVIHNVNTSVEKVILEELISGPERPELSPTLDPGTRLLNVSVNENVCYLNFDTSFINNPLEVRDYIPIYSIVNSLSELSSVNRVQFTVNGVQDVKFRDSISLNTLFERNLDHIGGNDN encoded by the coding sequence ATGATGAGACGATTATGGAAATGGTCGGTCCTTCTTGCGGCGCTTCTGCTGGCTATGGGGCTGGCCGGGTGCGGGAAGAAAGAGATCCCTCCCCAGGAAGGGGAGAAGATATATCAGGTATACTATTTAAATCCTGCCATGACGAAGCTGGTGGCGCGGGAGTACCGGACAAAAACGACGGATCAGGAGCTTTTGATCCAGGAATTGATGGACAGTATCATGAATGTCCCTGCGGACTTAGATGTGCAGGGGGCGTTGTCTGAAAAGGTGGTGTATCAGGGCTGCCGGCCGGAGGATATGGTGCTGTACCTGTTTTTTGACAACAACTATACCAGCATGAAGCCGTATCGGGAGATCCTGTGCAGAGCGGCCCTGACCAGGACGCTGACCCAGGTGGATGGGATTGATTATATCAATATCTACTCGGGGGACCAGCCGCTTTTAGATACCAGCGGGATGCCGGTGGGAATGCTGTCGGCGACAGATTTTGTGGACAGCCTTTCGGATGTAAACGCTTATGAGCGGACAGAGCTGACTCTGTATTTTACTGATGAGACGGGGGAGAAGCTCTTTCCTGAAAAACGTGAAGTCATCCACAATGTAAACACTTCCGTGGAGAAGGTTATTTTAGAGGAGCTTATCAGCGGTCCGGAGCGCCCGGAATTAAGTCCGACCCTGGATCCTGGGACCAGGCTTTTAAACGTATCAGTCAATGAAAATGTGTGCTATTTAAATTTTGACACATCCTTTATCAACAATCCGCTGGAGGTGCGGGATTATATCCCTATTTACTCTATTGTGAATTCCTTATCGGAGCTGTCCTCGGTCAACCGGGTACAGTTCACAGTGAATGGGGTGCAGGATGTGAAGTTCCGGGATTCGATCTCTTTAAACACTCTGTTTGAGCGGAATCTGGATCATATAGGAGGGAATGACAATTAA